The sequence TGCCAGATCGCGTAGGAAACGAACTTCGTGAATAGTTTTTGCCATTGGCTTTTCTACAAACACGTGTTTGCCTGCACGCATAGCATAAGCTGCAATAACAGCATGTGTATGGTCGGGAGTTCCAATCAATACCGCATCAATTTCTTTTTCATTGTCTATCATTTCGCGGAAATCGTGGTATTTTTTTGCTTTTGGGTAACCTGCCATAATATGGCCGGCATAATCATGATCAACATCGCAAAGGGCATAAATATTGGCATGTTTGAACGATTCTCCACTTCCGGCTGCTCCCATTTGTACCGGCGCATCACTGTCTTCAACTTCCTCTGAACTGCGTCTTTGGCGAGCGAAACCGCTTCGTTCAGGTTTGATACCTGCATAAGGTTGCATTAAGAAACCACTCATATTAAAAGCTCTTTTGATAGGAACATCGGGTGTGGCAATGTTCTGAATGTCGCCACCGCCCTGGCTACCTACTCCGATACCGGCTATGTTTACCATATCACTTGGAGACATGTAGCCTGTTCCACCTAAAACATGGCGCGGAACGATTGTAAACCCGGCAGCTGCAGCTGCACTCGTACCAATAAAAGTTCTTCTGGAAAAACTTTGGGAGTTTTTGTTGTTTGATTTCATTTTTGATGGTTTAGTTTATAAAATGTTATACTCTGATCTTTATTAAGATGAATAGAACCTTAATAGGTTTAATTAACGGCATATGTTATTGAACATCATGAGTAAACGCAGATTCATAAGCTAGTTATAGAACATAAAAAAAGCTGCCCTGTACTAACAGAGCAGCTTTTCATTTCAGAAATATCCTGGAATTATTTTGTCAGGTATTCAATCCAGTCGAAATCGGCGTTAGCTTCGGAAGCTTCGCCATTTCCGGTGGCGTACAAACCAACATAAATGCCTGTGAAGAAACCAACGGTTTCGGTAGCCAGGAATTTGGCATCGGCAGTTTCCACTGTTGTAAATTCGTTATTTGCCTGAGCAAACGAAAAGGTAAAAGTGGTTTTATCTCCACTAACTCGCAGTTTTACCGGGCCGGGTTTCAATGAATATTCTTTTGATTTGTAAATGGTTTGGCCAAACTGCAGTTTCACTGTCAAAATTCGGTCATCGCCTTTTTTGCTCACCATTATATCAAAGTACGAACCGTTGTTCAGCAATACCAATCCGGCTTCTTCATTATCATCTTTCGGATCGAATTCAAGCTGGGTAGTTGCAGTAAAATAGTGATGTTTTAAACGGCGTCCCACAAAAGTTGAGGTGTTGTTGGTGCTTATCGTTTCGGCAGCTCCTTTTAAACGCAAAAAGCCTTTTCTTTCCGTAAGTGAAAAGTTACTTTCTACAGGTGCCTGAACATAGTTCCAGTCTAAACCAAGTTTATCATTATCGAACTCAACTTTCGATGGTGCTTCAGAAAATGGTTTTAAAGGCAGGGTAGGGCAAGTCATGTCAACGTCAACTGTTCCGTTTCCGTTAACCACGGGCCAGCCGTTTTTCGGCCATGTAACCGGTGCCAAACAAGTTTCGCGACCTAAAATGTGGTGTGTTTTATCGGAGATATTGCGGTATCCGTGGAAAACGATCCACCACGAATTGTCGTGCGCCTGAATAATATCGGCATGGCCAATTCCCTGGATAGGTTTACCCTGTCCGGCGGCATTGCATTGTGTTAAAATTGGGTTAGCCGGATTATCGATGTACGGTCCCCAAATACTGTTACTGCGGGCAATGGTTTCCGAGTGCGCTTCTTCGGTTCCGCCTTCGGCTGCCATAAGGTAGTACCAACCGTCCTTTTTGTAAATATGTGGTCCTTCGGCATATCTGCCACCGGTGCCGCTCCACACTTTTTTCCCTTCAGATAACTCGCCGGTTTTTAAATTCACTTCATACAAAATAAAGGGAGAACTGATGATGTAGGCTTGTCCATCGTCGTCCCAGAACAGGTCGGGATCGATACCCGGAACGTTTACCCAAATTGGATCAGACCATGGACCTGCGGGATTGCTTGCTGTTACATAAAAGTTGCCGCCTCCGGTAATATTAGTGGTAATCATGTAAAACGTTCCTTCGTGATAACGCAGGGTGGCAGCAAATATATTCAGGCCATTTGGAATTTGCGATTCGCGGGTAAGACAGTGTCCTATTTGTTCCCAGTTTACGAGGTCTTTACTGTGAAAAACCGGAACTCCCGGAAAATACTCGAAAGTACTGGTGATAAGGTAATAATCGTCGCCAACACGACAAACGCTCGGATCGGAATAGAAACCCGGAATAATTGGATTATTGTAAGTTACCGTTGCATTGGGTTCGGGTGCTTTGGCAAACGGATTTGGTGCGACTTGCGCAAAAAGGTTAAGACTCAGACAAAGTGCAGTTAGCAAAGCAAAACTCTTTAATCCTGCTACTGAGCGCGATTCATTTCTATTCATGGTGTAATTAATTTTAGCTGGTTGTACAATTTTGTTTGAACAATGATTAGCCTAATTTACTAAAGTTAAGCTGATGTGCGAAACTAATTCATATTGTATAAATAACAAAATGAAATATGAATGTTGTTAGCCAGCCTAAAATGGTGCTCTCTGAAAGAATCAGTTTTATCTTATAATCGAAATGTATGAGTATACTTCAGCATTATGGTTCTACTCAGGTATTTTGGCATTTCCGGAACGGCACCCGATTTGTCGGCGTTTCTTAAGTCGTTGAACACTACATAAAGGTCGTTTCCATCGCGTGGATTGTACCTTAGTCGCAGGTTTGTAACAATAATATTTCCGCCTTCATTGTACTGAACAAATGAGCTAAGCGAAATTTTTGTATTGAGCATATAAGTTGCTTTTACGCGGGCAATATTGTTTGAAAACTGTTGGTTTCGGGTTGAGAATTCAACCCTGTCATAGCGATATGTTCCTGAAAATTGCAGACTTGCTGAGAGATTAAAATCTGCGTCCAGATCAAGTGTATATTGTGTCCCGTCGTAGAATTCTCCACCGTTTAGTCCCAGACGACCAACCAGCTTTTTGGTTCGCGGAGTAAAAATCATGTTTCGCACGTTCCAGAATGAATAATCATCTGCCGGAACATAAACATCCTCGTCCAGGTAAAAGTCTTCAAGTATTCCTTCTTTGTTGTATGCCAGTGAAGTAAAAAAGCCAAAGCCATTTTTAAAATTCATTCTGAATTCAGGAGAAACCTGCATGCTTTCTGTTCCTCCATTTTCAAGCCTGCTAACCAGGTCAAAATCTACTCCCGCACTTATATCGTATATAGATGAATTTTCATTCGGAAACCAGCCGTAACCCAGGGTAGTTTTAAATCGCTGAATATTATTCAACATCATAAAACCGGTTTCCGGGTTAAAATCCTTACCCCAGTACGAATACTTTGCATCGTAGGTAAATCCTTCTTCTGAGCGTCGTT comes from uncultured Draconibacterium sp. and encodes:
- a CDS encoding glycoside hydrolase family 43 protein, coding for MNRNESRSVAGLKSFALLTALCLSLNLFAQVAPNPFAKAPEPNATVTYNNPIIPGFYSDPSVCRVGDDYYLITSTFEYFPGVPVFHSKDLVNWEQIGHCLTRESQIPNGLNIFAATLRYHEGTFYMITTNITGGGNFYVTASNPAGPWSDPIWVNVPGIDPDLFWDDDGQAYIISSPFILYEVNLKTGELSEGKKVWSGTGGRYAEGPHIYKKDGWYYLMAAEGGTEEAHSETIARSNSIWGPYIDNPANPILTQCNAAGQGKPIQGIGHADIIQAHDNSWWIVFHGYRNISDKTHHILGRETCLAPVTWPKNGWPVVNGNGTVDVDMTCPTLPLKPFSEAPSKVEFDNDKLGLDWNYVQAPVESNFSLTERKGFLRLKGAAETISTNNTSTFVGRRLKHHYFTATTQLEFDPKDDNEEAGLVLLNNGSYFDIMVSKKGDDRILTVKLQFGQTIYKSKEYSLKPGPVKLRVSGDKTTFTFSFAQANNEFTTVETADAKFLATETVGFFTGIYVGLYATGNGEASEANADFDWIEYLTK